Part of the Virgibacillus natechei genome is shown below.
ATCTTCTACCCATACACCCTCTGCGTTAGCTATAACAACTGGTAGTGGGTGGTAATTTCTCGCACCGTATTCCTGTGTTTGATCAATAATTGCTTGACTAGAATCCGACATAATATCCCTCCGATTTAAATGCAATCCTTATTTAGTATAACAGTTTTTCAAGTTTAATACCCCCTATAAGTTCAAATAACTTTCATATGAAAATTAAATCATGGTATGATAGACAAAGTATGAAATTCCATAATGAAATACTACTATGTTCATATTAATTTTAAAATGAGGAGGAGTACATATGAATACGCATTTGCATGTGACTTCATGGGTTCTTGCGTTTATTTTGTTTGCTGTAGCTTATGTATTACATAAACAAGGTAAAGCTAAAGGTGCAAAGATCGTCCACATGGTCTTACGATTAATTTATTTGTTAATTTTATTTTCAGGCGTAGACTTATTGTTTAATTACTTTACTGGCGGTGGCATGATAGGTGAAGCCGTCTTTAAAGGAATTGCAGGTATTTGGGCAGTTCTCGCCATGGAAATGATCTTAGTAAAAATGACAAGACGTGAATCTACGAAAATTTGGTGGATTCAAGCCATAATTGCGATAGTAATCACAATAGCATTAGGTTTTGGGCGATTGCCAGGTGGGTTTTTACCTTAAAAAAACCAGTGAATATGAACAGGGGTGCCTCCAATTAAAGAGGCATCCCTTTTCTTTAGCAGCTAGGGAGGTTTAAAGCTTTCCTAGCTGCATAAGTGCGGGCTAAGGTGAAATTATGAAGTATTTTCAACAATATGGGAGTTTTCATTGACTATTTTTAGGATAGGTTAATAATAGAATAAGGATGATTATAATGATGTGGAGGAAGGTTTTATATGAAAAGAATGGCATTTATGCTTATTATTATCGGATTTTTTCTTTATAATGTGACGTCTATCGATTCATCAGCACAAGAGGATCGACAATTAGAGGAAGAGATTATTTATAATATAGTAGTGGACCGCTTTAATAATGGCGACTTTGAGCGAAATGAACAGGTCAGAATCGATGATCCTTATGCTTATCATGGCGGAGATTTACAAGGGATCATAAACAGGTTGGATGATATTCAGGAACTAGGCGTGACAACCATATCGCTCTCACCAATTATGGAAAATGCCCTTGATGGATATCATGGTTACTGGATTGAAGACTTTTACAGTGTCGAGGAACAATTTGGTGAGATGGAAGATTTCCATGAATTAATAGATGAAGCACATAAAAGAGATATGAAGGTTGTAATGGAGTTTGTCACAAATTATGTTGGATCAAGTCATTCGATTGTTGACGACCCAGAAAGAGAGGACTGGATACAAGAGGGGAATGATGTAACAGCAGACTGGGCAGATAATGTGGCTGTATTGAATCAGGATAACCCTGAAGTAGAAGCCTTTTTAATGGATGTGGCGAGGTTTTGGATGGAAGAAACTGATATTGATGGATTTGAACTTCATGCAGTTGATCAATCGTCCTTTAGCTTTTTAGAGAGCTTTACAGCACAAATAAAAGAAATAGATGAAAATTTTTATTTGTTGGGTGATATTTTAGATACGGATCAAGCTTCTGAACAATTAAAAGAAATTACCGAAATCGATATGATTGAAAATCAGGATCTTTTTGAGTCGATGACTGAAGTATTTGCCGAAGAAGGAAACCCTGTTTCTGCCATTTATGAAACGTGGGAAGAAAGTGGGAGTTATTCCGATTTATTGTATGTAGATAGCAAGGATACAAAGCGCTTTTCCCAGATGTTTGCAGAGAATGGCCGTAATGATTTGACGACATGGAGTTTAGCATTAACATATATGTACACAACACCTGGTGTCCCTGTGATTTTCCAAGGATCTGAAATGCCAATGTACGGAACAGATACTGCAGAAGTACAACAACTTGTTCAATTTAACGCAGGTAGCGATGAACTTAATGAGTTCCATTCACGTATTTCGTCCCTCAGAACTCAATTTCCTGCTTTAAAATATGGTGATTTTGAACAAGTTGGAACTAGTGGAGCCATGAGTGTGTTTAAACGAACATATGAAGATGAGGAAATCTATATAGCGATCAATAATGATACGGTATTACAGGCAGTGTCTGTTAGTGATATCGAATCAGGGACGAGACTTCGTGGTCACCTTGGGGATAACATTGTACTGGAAGAAGATAATGGTGAACATAAAATAGGTCTTGATAGAGAAACAGCAGAAGTATTTGTTGTAGAAACGGATACAGGTCTTAACTGGATGTTTATAGGTTTTATTGGTGTTGTATTCCTTTTATTCATAGGAGGGGTTATCTATTTAACACGCAAACAAAAGAGAAGCGAATAATTTCGCTTCTCTTTTGTACGTTAAACGGAAACAAGCATGTACGTCATAACCCCCCACTTTCCTATATCAAGCATATTCATGTGCTGATATTGCGCCTTTTTCACGTAGGCAGTGGTAGATCCTTTGGTAATAATTAATGTTAATATCACCAGTAATATATTTGTTCTGATAAAAATCCAGTAAGTCGTTTGTTGTCTTAGGTGATCGTTTTTTTTCTTGTTCGTATGCGTCCATTATTTCATTCATTAGCATGCTAATCCCCCTCAAAATAGTCTTCGTACAACCTTTTTAAGAAATATATGATAGTGCGCTCCTCATTATACCTATTATTTATTTTTAGAGGGTGGTTATGTTTGATAGACAAGGTAATTAGATGGAGAATGATGGTAGAATGGAATAAAGTGTTTAGTTTATATCAATTAAAGGAAGCATATACATATTCCTCGCTCGTATATAGAATTGTGAATTTTTGTTCGCAGATAGGAAAGTAAATGATGGATCCGCGAAGCGGAGCCATGTTGGTTTCCTATCTGCTAGGAAAAAACGTGAATCAGTATTGGTTACTTATTTATTAGGTTTATTAAGGAAAAAAAGTGCGATTGTTCCAGGACCTGCATGGGCACCGATGACCGATCCTACCATTTCAATAACGACTTCCTTGGGATTGAACTTTTCTTTGATCATTTCGGCTAATTGTTCAGCTCTTTCGACGTCATCACCATGGCTAATACCAATGGTTTGATTTTGGAAGTCAGTACCTCGGTCTTGCATGATTTCAAGCATTCTAGGAAATAGTTTTTTTGATCCTCTAACTTTTTCAAGTGGAACTAGTTTTCCATTCTCGACATGGAGGATCGGTTTGATTTTTAATAGTGTACCAACGAATGCTGCCGTTTTACTTACACGTCCGCCACGGAGCAGATATTCTAAATCATCCACGGTGAAAATATGTTCCATATGTTCTGCTTGATAGGTTGCTGCTTCGATAATTTCATCGGTGCTAGCACCATTTTTGGCTAGCTTGGCAACATGTAGAACGACTAAACCATAGCCAATGGAGGCGCATTTTGAGTCGATTACATGTAAGGGTGCATCAGGAAATTCATCTTTAACTTCAGTCTCCATTAATTTTGCCGTTTGATAGGTGCCAGATAATTCAGATGAGAAAGCTACGTATACTAATGGTTGATTTTCTTGAGCATAGGATGTAAAAATAGCTTTAAAGGTTTCTGGAGATACTTGTGATGTTTTTGTGCCTTTTCCTTCCCTCATCGCATCATAAACCGTTTTTGGATTAATATCTATTACATCTTTATATTCTTTTTCATTCAAATGAACAGTTAAAGGTACCATTTCGATGTCATATTCGTTATAATGATCCTTTGATAAATCACTTGCAGAGTCAGCTAGAATTTTAGTATTCATTTTTTCACCTACATTCATAATTTTATTCGTATTTCTTTTAGTTTAAAGCTATGGGCTAGGATAGTCAAAGTATATTTAATCAATTTTAATAATAGTATAAAATACTTTGATTAATTAATAATATTTACATATAGAACAAGGAGGACCCTATGTTTATTTTTGAGTCAAAACGGATTGCGATTGTTATATTTGGCGCCATATTGAATGCCATGTCACTCAATTTCTTTCTAATCGGTGCTAACGTATACGCTAGTGGTTTTACAGGGGCAGCCCAGCTAACAGCTAGTGTATTTAATGATTTCTTAGGAATAGGGATTACAACAGGTATACTATTGTTTCTATTTAACGTTCCTGTACTTTTACTAGGCTGGTTCAAGGTAGGAAAAGGTTTTACTGTTTATAGTCTTATTTCTGTTCTCTTTACCACTTTAGCATTGGAGTTCATTCCAATAATTGCATTTTCAGAGGATATTATTTTAAATGCAGTTTTTGGTGGTGTACTTGCTGGTGCTGGTGTTGGACTCACCTTAAAATTAGGTGCATCAACTGGTGGTATGGATATTGTTGCCATGCTATTATCCAGAATGAAAGACAAACCAATTGGAAATTATTTTTTAATGTTAAATGCTGTTATCATAGCTTTTGCTGGGATGTTTTATGAGCCAGAAAATGCGCTTTATACATTATTAACGTTATACGTAACAACACGTGTTATCGATGCACTTCATACAAGACATGATAAACTTACTGCAATGATCGTTACACATAAAGCAGTGGAATTGCAGCATGAAATTCATAAGACCATGGTTCGAGGTATCACCATTTTACCTGCAAAAGGTGCTTATACGAATACAGATCAAAACATGTTGTATCTTGTCATAACCCGTTATGAATTATATGACCTGGAACGTATTATTGGTGAAGTTGATCCAAAAGCTTTTACAAACATTGTTCAAACAACTGGTATATTTGGCGTCTTTCGAAAAGATTAAAAAAAGTAAGTTTAAATGAAAAAAGAAAGAGGCCAGACTGGATATGCTCAGCTTGGCCTCTTCTTGTTTCTTATTTTATAATCAGGCAAGTTGCGAGCCTGAAGTTATGTACTTAATACCCGTGCTTATCCATAACTTCTGTAACTTTAGGTGATACATTGTCCCATTCAGCGTCAAATTGCTTATTTATTGTAATGAAATTCTGGTAGCCAAAAACGTTGTCGACACCGTCAAGCTGCATCAATTCATTCATGATTTCATGCTCACTAGTGTCTCCAGGCATAACAGAAATGCTGTTTGTACCTTCGAAAATCAATTTATCAGATGTGAACTTTAATGCATTTGGATTTGGGGTAGCTTCAACATGAACTGCCATAATGTAAACCTCCTCATATAAGTATCATCCTTATAATATCAGAAATGCATAAAAGAAAAAAGGAATTATGTATATAATTGAACTACCCTCATATTAAAGTATGAGGGTAGTTCATTTGCTTTAAGGTAAATCCTCTTCATCACAAGAATGAATTGGTAATTACTATAGCAAAAGAAAAGGTTAGCTTAACTGATTTTGTTGCTTCAGTTGTTGCTCCAGTTGTTGTAATTTTTGTTGTTCTTCGGGAGTTGCACCATCGTAAGCAGATTGAATTGCATTTTGAGCAGCTTGCTTATCTTGTTGGTTAGTATTTTCATTACCATTTCGAAATGCATTCACAGCGTCTTTTGCTTGTTGAAATAGGTTATTTGCCAACTAAAACCCTCCTACAGTATGATTGTCGGCTTCCTCACGTTTTCGCTCTTTATCCGAGAAACGAGATCTGTAAGGAAATCGTTCGTCATGTTTTTTTACAGAATCAGCGCTTTGTTGACTAAATCGTTTTGACTTACTCTGTTTTCCCATGATGATTCCCTCCTTGGAAAAGGCAACACAGTATGCTACATTGCAATGTGTCGTTTTCTGTACTGGAAGTTCAACAAAAAAGTGAACGTTTATAACGTTCACAAGTAGTATGGTTTTTATCGTGTAATTTTATAGATGGTAATATACGGATTAAAACGTATTATAGCTTTAAATACTCTTTCAGAAAAATGCCGATTCCATCTTGTTCATTTGTATCTGTAACATGTTTAGCAATGGATTGTAACTCGTCAATGGCATTGCCCATGGCTACACCAACACCGGCATATTCAATCATTTCCAGGTCATTGTCTTCATCGCCAAATGCAATAATTCTTTCTGCTGGGATATCATAGTAGTAAGCGACTTTTTGCAATCCAACTGCTTTATTCATGCCTTTTTTTACAATTTCAATGATGTTCCATGGTGCGCCCCATTTTCGGTGTTCGATAAGTTCAGCGTGGTAATCATTCAGATGCCTTCTTAACTGATGGATGTGATCCTCTTTTGGATGAATGAGTAAAGAAGTAGGATCTTCCTGTAAATTATGTTTTATATTGCCAATTGTAAACGGTGGATCATTTTGGGTTTCTTGAAAGATCTGAATAATTTTTTCATCGTATTGATCGAGATAAACATCATCCATTACTTCTGCCAACATGTTATGAACATTCAAGTCGAAACAAGCATCAATAATCTTGTGCGCGGTGCGCATAGGCATTGGATTATGAAGGGCATCCCATTTTTGATCGGTCGGGTGATGGAGTAGCGCCCCGTTAAAATTAACCATTGGTGTATTAAGCCCAAGATTATGGTAATAATTAATGCTGGCGCGATGTGGTCTTCCAGTTGCTATAACAATAATATGTCCTTCTTCCGCAGCTTTTAGTACGATTTGTTTTGTATAAGAACTAATCTCTTTATTATCTGTTAAAAGCGTTCCATCTAGATCTAATGCAATTAAATGTTTTTTCATTAAATTCACCTCGTATCTCAACAGTTTATAAGGGAAGTTCAGATATGTAAAGCAATGTATCAATTGACAGCTTGTTCATGAACGAAATAAAATAGATATATAAAATAACTGATAATTAGGGGACATAAAAATGATTGGAGTTTATGAGGAAAATATAAATACAATACCAGGATTAGTTGTGGTTGATACGGAAAAAGAAAATAAAGCATTACCTATCCTCACCTATTTCCATGGGTTCACAAGTTCAAAGGAAATTAATTTACCTTTAGCATACTTACTGGCTGATAAGGGATATCGCGTCGTGCTTCCAGATAGCAAATATCACGGAGAACGTGAGACAGAAATTTCATCAACTAAAATGCAAATTTCGTTTTGGGATATTGTCATGAAAAATGTTGAAGAGCTTCAAGTAATTAAAGATTACTTTGATGAAAAAGGTTTGATTTTAAATGACCGATTTGGTGTGGCTGGAACGAGTATGGGAGGTATTACGACGTCTGCAGCTCTAACGCAATATTCCTGGATTAAAGTTTCTGCCGTATTGATGGGATCACCAAAAATCGCGACATATGCCCAAACATTGGTTTCAAGCTTTAGGGAAATGGGGGAACTTCCTATTACCGAAGAAATGATTGATCAGCTATATGAACAGCTAAAACTGTATGATATATCCACACAAACAGATAAGCTAAAGGACAGGCCACTATTATTCTGGCATGGTGAAAGTGATGCTGTCGTGCCATTTGATCATTCGTATACATTTTATGAAGAAGTGAAGAAACTATATAAAAACCCGGATAACATTCAATTTTTAAAGGAAGCAAATCAAGGTCATAAAGTAAGTCGACCCGCCATTCTGGAAACGGTAAAATGGTTTGACAAGCATCTATGATGTCTTCATCTTCATTAGAAACGTAGCTTCTTAATTCTTAATTTATTAAAAGACATCCATAAGTGATTTAAATCATTTAAAAATCTGTAAAATTGTGTTTAAATGTAGGTAAGGATAATACGAGGGAGGTTAAGATAATGGATGAAGCTTTAAAAGAAAATATGATGGGTGCACTTGAGAATGTAATCGACCCAGAGTTAGGAATTGATATTGTTAACCTTGGATTAATATATGATGTAGAATTAAATGATGAAGGCTTAGCTACAGTAACCATGACGTTAACAGCAATGGGCTGTCCACTAGCAGGACACATTGAACAAGATGTCAGAGGTGCACTTGAAGATATTCCTGAAGCAAAAGATGTAGATGTTAATATTGTTTGGGATCCACCATGGGGCAAAGATAAAATGTCTCGTTATGCTAAAATTGCTTTAGGTATCCCAGATTGATTTACATTCAGAGGTAGACGTCAAAGGATGTCTACCTCATTTTTTTTTGCAGATAGGAGAGCATAAAACTAAGAATCCCCTATTAACGAGTGACTACCCAAAATTCTATTCCTTAAAATAACTCATCTTCCAGTGCATCTGTATCTAAAATCATAAAGCCAGCTTTGTCTGTGGTGAAAAAGTTGTTCTTTTTAAGATTTGTTAATGTCCGGCTTACTGTTTCGCGACTGGACCCAATCATATTTGCCAATTCTCTATTGGTAAAATGTGTGGTTAAATGAATTTTATCCTTCTCCGTTTCTTTCCCGTAACTTTTTGATAGGCGTAATAAGAGCAAAATAATTTGTTCATACGTATTCCGCAAAATCTTCTCTTCAAGGCGACTTTGTAAGTCAACAATGATATCTCCTAAAACACTTAATAACTTTACACTGATCTCTGGATGTGTAATAAGAAAGTTTTCAAAAGAATGGATTGGAATGTAGATTAAAGTAGCTTCTTCTAAAACCTCAGCATGTGCTGGATAGTCATCCTTACGAAAGAAACCTTGATGTGGAAACATGTCGCCACCTTGTAGCACATTTACAATTTGCTCTCTTCCTTGAAAGTCTGTTTTATATATTTTTATTTTTCCTTGATGGATAAAATAAACATTCGTTAATGGGTCACCTTGCATAAAAATATGGGTTTTTTGTCGATAAACTCGATTTTTAGCTAAATCAATTATTGGTTCCATCTCAAAGTCTGTCAGATCTTTGAACAATGGGAAACGTTGTAAAAGCTCTTGTATTGATTGTGATTTCATTTGGATATCCCTTTCTACTAGTCCATGTTAGTACTATTCTAACACGATGTGCTTTACATCACTTCTTTTCCGTTATTTTACATTTATAATTCACTCATAGTAAACAATATGAACAATCAGGTGGACACGTGATGAATGATATAGACTATTCCGCTACACTTCAAGCACCTATCAAACGACCATGACCCAAAACCATTGCATTATCAATTCATGATGGAAAGAGGAGAAGGTACATTTACATGGGAGTATCTTAAAGAAGGTCCGAATCTTTGGCGAGTAGCTATCGGAAAAAAATAAGGCACTACTATACCCTTGAAGACATTTTCAAGGGTTATTTTTGGCAAATTGGAAATATAAAAAATCCTATTTGTGCTAAAATCGTCACGTCCAGCTATATAATTTCCTGCTATACAGTTGTACAAACAGTAACAAAGTACAGGGAAGTGACCAATATCACTACCTCATGAAGAAGGACGTATTACAATTTAAGTAGACTTTTGAGGAGGGCTACTATGTTATCTCGCGATTATAATCAAGATCCGTTTATTGTCATTTGGGAATTGACTCGTGCTTGCCAATTAAAATGCCTGCATTGCCGTGCAGAGGCGCAACATCATCGGCATCCCTTAGAATTGACATTTGAAGAAGGTCAAAAACTAATCGATGATATATATGAAATGAATAATCCAATGCTTGTTTTTACAGGTGGAGATCCTTTAGAGCGTCAAGATGTGTTTGATATTGCTGAATATGCTGTACAAAAAGGTGTACGTGTATCGATGACACCATCAGCTACCCCGAATGTAACAAAAGAAGCAATGAAAAAAGCAAAAGATGTAGGTCTTGCCAGATGGGCATTCAGTATTGATGGTCATTGTAAGGAAGTACATGATCATTTTCGTGGTACAGAGGGGTCATTTGATTTAACAATGAATGCCATCAATTATTTAAATGAATTAGAAATGCCGTTACAAATCAATACGGTTATATCCAACTATAATTATGAGTACTTAGATGAGATGGCTGCGATGGTTGAAAAGCTTGACTGCGTATTATGGAGTGTGTTTTTCCTTGTCCCAACAGGGAGAGGGAAAGAATCGGATATGATATCACCAGCAGAGCACGAGCGCGTTCTGCGCTGGCTTTATAAATTATCGAAACGGGTGCCGTTTGATATAAAAACCACTGCGGCACAACATTACCGCCGTGTTGTTATTCAAAGTAAAATACGTGAACAAAAAGGGAAAAGCGATAAGGAAAATATATTCTATGAGGATGCATTAATGAGTGGTAAAATCGATCAAATTGATGGGCTAGGCCGTGCGCCAAAAGGGGTGAACGATGGCAATGGATTTGTATTTATTTCTCATACAGGGGATGTATTTCCAAGTGGTTTATTACCCATAAAAGCAGGAAATGTACGCCAAACACCACTGGCAACGATTTACCGAGAATCGGAAGTGTTTCAAAATTTACGCAGTCCAGATAAATATAAAGGAAAGTGTGGCGTGTGTGAGTTTCGTCATGTGTGTGGTGGTTCCAGGTCCAGAGCATATAATGTTACGGGGGACTATATGGAAAGTGAACCATATTGTGTTTACATTCCTAAAGCAATGCGCGAGGAAAGAAAGCAAAAGCAATGAATAAATAAGAAAAAACAAAAACAGCAGAATAGTTTGCTGTTTTTGTTTCTTCTATCGCAGTTTAACGGGCAGGTCGACTAAATACGGCTCGTCCCACCGAGACCAGTGTCGTAACGGCAACACTAGTACGTAACTCCCGCTGAATAAAGTTTTCCTTTATAAAAATAGGATAACCAGTATACCAACGATGAAGCAATAGATGGCGAAATATCCTAATTTTCCTTTTGCCATGATGTGAATAAACCATTTCAAAGCAAAGAATGATGCTATGATGGCAGCCATAAATGCGATCAAATAAGGAATGATCAAAGTGTCAATGTTCGGATCGTTTATAATATCCGTTATGGATAACACCGTTATTCCAAGACTGACCGGAATATAGAGGAGGAACGAAAAACGCAATGCGGTTTCCTTTTTCATCCCTACAAGCATTGCTGCAACAATGGTAGCGCCCGAGCGGCTGATTCCAGGAATTAATGCAACTGCCTGAGAGAATCCAACGATAAGTGCATCCTTAACCGTCAGTTCACCATCACTTTTTCTTCCACGTAAATTACGAATAGCCCACAGGGCAGCACCAGTAATAAGCAATGTGTATCCTACCACAGCTACCCCACTGAGTTTTTCACTAATGAAGTCCTCAAATAATAAGCCCAATATCCCCGTAGGAATTGTTGCAATGATAAGGAATAGAATAAATTGAAAATCCGCCTTTGCATCTGCTTCTTTTTTGGTCAAATAAAGGAATCCATTTTTGATTAGACGAATAATGTCATTTCGAAAAACAAGCAATACAGCGATAAGCGATCCAAAATTAACTAATATTTCAAAAGACAACCCCTCAATTTCAATTCCAAGAAGCTCTCTTAATATAACAAGATGTCCACTTGAAGAAATGGGAATTGGTTCAGAGAATCCTTGAAATAACCCTAAAAATAAATAAGATATCAACGTCCACAGATCTGTCATTATATCCAATACATTTTCACCTTCTTTATAGATATTTTCATTACATACAAGTCACCTTACACCAACGATGTGAATAGGCTAGAATGTGAGGAGGCGATGAATGAAATGAATCATGATTATCATCATATATACGAATTATGTAAAAGTCATATGCATTCTTATGTACTTGTTGAAACGGTCGATGGTTCCAAGATAGATGGTATTGTTACCGGTTTAGATGACGAGTATGTTTATATTGCAGTACCTTTGGGTGGTAGTGAGGCAACGCAGCCTAACCCTCATCAACATATGGATCGTCAATCTGGATACGGTTATGGTTATCCTGGATATGGATCACCAGGTTATGGTTATCCAGGCTACGGGCCCCCTGGTTACGGTGCGTATCCACCAAGAAGATTCCAAAGACTTATCTTACCGCTAGCTGCACTAACGGCACTAAGTGTATTGCCTTGGTATTAGTACCGTAGAATTGCCAAAAGTGAAACCCTTGCCTATCAACCCAAAAGGCAAGGGTTTCCTAACTTTTACTGTTCTTTTTTTTCTTTTAATACAAATTCTCCCAAGACAATTACGATGATTGAAAAGATAACTCCAAGAATAAGTGCCTCTGAAAGAACGAATGGTTCACCTTCCATACTTGTTAGAACATAGGATAGGACAGTACTAATTATGATAGCCCATACTATTGTCATTATGTAACGCATTATTTACACCTCATCTTCTACTTTGTATCTTTTTTTAATCTGCTATTACTTACATTTTATTAAATACATTCTCATATAGTTTAGCAAATGAATTTATAAAATTAAAGTATTTATTTACTTCTTTAAATATAAGGGGGAGATACTCATGACCATACTAGTCGATAACTGCAATCATTGGATCGGATTTCATATTGTGAATGACCTGCTTCTAGCTAATTATACAGTTAATGGGATAGGTGATGAAAATAAGAACTTATCCATGTTTTTAGGAAGAAATAGTTCGTTTGAATTTGTGGGTCCGGATGTAAAGAAAAATTATGACACAGCAATAAGCATTGGTAATCAACTAGCTAGTATTCAATCAGATCGTACATTGATTATTAATGCCATTCATGAACAGAAAGACAATGAAGTGACAATAAAGGCCCCATTACTTTTTGGGGAATGGATGCCGATGGATGAGCATGGTCTTTATAGAAATAATGAACGTATTACGTTTGATTCAAACTATTTCAAAACAGAAGCGATCTACATTAAAGATTTTACCAATGGATTATTGCAATGGTTAAAAGCGGAATATTTACCGTCCAGTATGGATGTAGAGTCGGTAAGAAACAAGGTGAAAAAGAATGTTAAACTTGAAAGTTCTATTTATATTAGTGACAATAGACCTATAGAAGAAAACTTGGAAAATGTTCTCGAACACTATCATTTGTATAAAAGCTTTCACGAATGTTAATAAAATGTAACAGGGTTATGATTTGTTGTTAATTTAGTGAATCGATATAATTGGAGTAGCTATTCGAACTTGGATTGGAGTGCATGATGCTAAAAAAAATACGGATGATACTACTAACAAGCCTTGGAATAATCATACTATCTGGATGTAGTAACTATTTTGATACGGGGAACATACAAAATGTAGGTATGCTCATGGATGGCTCCATAGATGATAATCCATGGGCGGAAAAGGGATACGAAGGGTTACAAAATATAGGTGAGATTTATGATGTAAATGTATTTTCTGAGGAACATGTAACAACAGAGCAAGAAACGATGGAAGTAGTAGATGAATTTGTGAATGATGGGGTTAATCTTATTTTTGGTCATAGCAATAGTTATGGAGGACATTTTGCAGAAATAGCTTCCACTTATCCAGATGTCCACTTTGTCTATTTTAATGGTGGATATGTTGATGAGAACGTGACAAGTTTAAATTTCAATTCACATGCTATGGGATTTTTCGCGGGTATGTTGGCTGGTAAAATGACAGAAACAGATCAAATTGGAATGATGGCTGCTTACGAATGGCAACCAGAAATTGAAGGTTTTTATGAAGGCGTGAACTATGAAAACCCCACAGCGGTTGTACAAATAGAATTTAGCAACAAATATAATGAAACAAGTACTATTCCGCAAATATATGAAAATATGCGAAATGATGAAGTAGATGTTTTTTACCCGATTGGTGATTCATTCAATCAA
Proteins encoded:
- a CDS encoding metal-sulfur cluster assembly factor, producing MDEALKENMMGALENVIDPELGIDIVNLGLIYDVELNDEGLATVTMTLTAMGCPLAGHIEQDVRGALEDIPEAKDVDVNIVWDPPWGKDKMSRYAKIALGIPD
- a CDS encoding Crp/Fnr family transcriptional regulator; this encodes MKSQSIQELLQRFPLFKDLTDFEMEPIIDLAKNRVYRQKTHIFMQGDPLTNVYFIHQGKIKIYKTDFQGREQIVNVLQGGDMFPHQGFFRKDDYPAHAEVLEEATLIYIPIHSFENFLITHPEISVKLLSVLGDIIVDLQSRLEEKILRNTYEQIILLLLRLSKSYGKETEKDKIHLTTHFTNRELANMIGSSRETVSRTLTNLKKNNFFTTDKAGFMILDTDALEDELF
- a CDS encoding TIGR04053 family radical SAM/SPASM domain-containing protein — protein: MLSRDYNQDPFIVIWELTRACQLKCLHCRAEAQHHRHPLELTFEEGQKLIDDIYEMNNPMLVFTGGDPLERQDVFDIAEYAVQKGVRVSMTPSATPNVTKEAMKKAKDVGLARWAFSIDGHCKEVHDHFRGTEGSFDLTMNAINYLNELEMPLQINTVISNYNYEYLDEMAAMVEKLDCVLWSVFFLVPTGRGKESDMISPAEHERVLRWLYKLSKRVPFDIKTTAAQHYRRVVIQSKIREQKGKSDKENIFYEDALMSGKIDQIDGLGRAPKGVNDGNGFVFISHTGDVFPSGLLPIKAGNVRQTPLATIYRESEVFQNLRSPDKYKGKCGVCEFRHVCGGSRSRAYNVTGDYMESEPYCVYIPKAMREERKQKQ
- a CDS encoding undecaprenyl-diphosphate phosphatase, with amino-acid sequence MTDLWTLISYLFLGLFQGFSEPIPISSSGHLVILRELLGIEIEGLSFEILVNFGSLIAVLLVFRNDIIRLIKNGFLYLTKKEADAKADFQFILFLIIATIPTGILGLLFEDFISEKLSGVAVVGYTLLITGAALWAIRNLRGRKSDGELTVKDALIVGFSQAVALIPGISRSGATIVAAMLVGMKKETALRFSFLLYIPVSLGITVLSITDIINDPNIDTLIIPYLIAFMAAIIASFFALKWFIHIMAKGKLGYFAIYCFIVGILVILFL
- a CDS encoding YjzD family protein, coding for MRYIMTIVWAIIISTVLSYVLTSMEGEPFVLSEALILGVIFSIIVIVLGEFVLKEKKEQ
- a CDS encoding BMP family ABC transporter substrate-binding protein: MMLKKIRMILLTSLGIIILSGCSNYFDTGNIQNVGMLMDGSIDDNPWAEKGYEGLQNIGEIYDVNVFSEEHVTTEQETMEVVDEFVNDGVNLIFGHSNSYGGHFAEIASTYPDVHFVYFNGGYVDENVTSLNFNSHAMGFFAGMLAGKMTETDQIGMMAAYEWQPEIEGFYEGVNYENPTAVVQIEFSNKYNETSTIPQIYENMRNDEVDVFYPIGDSFNQAIIELAKGDDLYAIGYVSDQSEIDEPTVLTSTIQHVDSLYELVAQKFHEGSLEGNIMAFDFQDDLVSLGQYSPDVPEAYQEYVNELVEEYKEDGVLPNQQERN